The Aggregicoccus sp. 17bor-14 genome has a window encoding:
- a CDS encoding PadR family transcriptional regulator produces the protein MFANNSGLLQGTLELLVLKTLSWGPMHGYGIAQWIEGVTEDVLSVEEGSLYPALYRMTRKGWITAEWGVSENNRRAKYYQLTPAGRAQFEEQASGWQRFASAVTHAVGTTQAPAWATR, from the coding sequence GTGTTCGCCAATAATTCCGGGCTCTTGCAGGGGACGTTGGAGCTGTTGGTCCTCAAGACGCTGTCGTGGGGGCCGATGCACGGGTACGGCATCGCCCAGTGGATCGAGGGCGTCACGGAGGACGTCCTCAGCGTGGAGGAGGGTTCGCTGTATCCCGCGCTGTACCGGATGACGCGCAAGGGGTGGATCACCGCGGAGTGGGGCGTGAGCGAGAACAACCGCCGCGCCAAGTACTACCAGCTCACCCCCGCGGGCCGCGCCCAGTTCGAGGAGCAGGCCTCCGGGTGGCAGCGCTTCGCCTCCGCCGTCACCCACGCCGTCGGCACCACCCAGGCCCCCGCCTGGGCGACGAGGTAA
- a CDS encoding protease pro-enzyme activation domain-containing protein: MARRRWWWGSVFLVLGLVGCHDTGKALFQSDPPPAPAPQPPPPPPPPPVIIPEAPPPPPPPDPTPTPSNPGVPAPLPGVYTDKGEAPRDEHFRGLIALPIRDMDGLESTLRSLYDPASPRFRKYLSTDEIKERHAPTEADVKVVTDWLVSQKLKVDAVAANRLLIYFEGTVGQFNDAFHVKLRYLSRKPPQEGNQPHLVFGLLEAITVPKFVEERIQALVSLDIDEPVEPIQPADNRDVGPPKEIEKGYTPKQISDAYGVSKLHAMGFKGKGVKLGVLIGGTYHHHDVMDFWQVFGVARKDARVVEPLGPPLLRIRESNLDVQWAGAIAPEADLVVYAAPDARNTSMIYSFNEMIGRGEVTVMTDSFAHREDSEPRAVRYFYMYSSMFAAAQGITVLAASGDSAGVDVPASSPYVTAVGGTLVGVKDGRAVWEIAWEESGSGTSLNLAAPEWQKGLPGIDSKRGTPDVALNAGMGYWYLWLGGWYSNIGTSFASPVMAGLVAVVNNARESQGKPPMGWLNPLLYTRKDVQATFRDITEGGTPKYKAQKGWDMPTGWGAPDAEGLYRTMP, translated from the coding sequence ATGGCGCGGCGGCGGTGGTGGTGGGGCAGCGTCTTTCTCGTGCTCGGGCTCGTGGGGTGCCACGACACCGGCAAGGCCCTGTTTCAGTCCGATCCGCCGCCGGCCCCCGCGCCGCAGCCTCCGCCTCCGCCGCCTCCTCCGCCGGTGATCATCCCCGAGGCGCCTCCGCCGCCGCCTCCGCCGGACCCCACGCCCACGCCCAGCAACCCCGGCGTCCCGGCGCCTCTGCCCGGCGTGTACACGGACAAGGGCGAGGCCCCGCGCGACGAGCACTTCCGCGGCCTCATCGCGCTGCCCATCCGCGACATGGACGGGCTCGAGAGCACGCTGCGCTCGCTCTATGACCCAGCGAGCCCGCGCTTCCGCAAGTACCTCTCCACGGACGAGATCAAGGAGCGCCACGCGCCCACCGAGGCGGACGTGAAGGTGGTCACCGACTGGCTCGTCTCCCAGAAGCTCAAGGTGGACGCGGTCGCCGCGAACCGGCTCCTCATCTACTTCGAGGGCACGGTGGGCCAGTTCAACGACGCCTTCCACGTGAAGCTGCGCTACCTCTCGCGCAAGCCGCCGCAGGAGGGCAACCAGCCGCACCTCGTCTTCGGCCTCCTCGAAGCGATCACCGTTCCCAAGTTCGTCGAGGAGCGCATCCAGGCCCTCGTGTCGCTCGACATCGACGAGCCCGTGGAGCCCATCCAGCCTGCGGACAACCGCGACGTGGGGCCGCCCAAGGAGATCGAGAAGGGCTACACGCCGAAGCAGATCTCCGACGCGTACGGCGTGTCCAAGCTCCACGCGATGGGGTTCAAGGGCAAGGGCGTGAAGCTCGGCGTGCTCATCGGCGGGACGTACCACCACCACGACGTGATGGACTTCTGGCAGGTGTTCGGCGTGGCGCGAAAGGACGCGCGCGTCGTCGAGCCGCTCGGCCCGCCGCTGCTGCGCATCCGCGAGTCCAACCTCGACGTGCAGTGGGCCGGCGCCATCGCGCCCGAGGCGGACCTCGTCGTCTACGCCGCGCCGGATGCTCGCAACACCTCGATGATCTACAGCTTCAACGAGATGATCGGCCGCGGCGAGGTGACCGTGATGACCGACTCCTTTGCCCACCGCGAGGACTCGGAGCCTCGCGCCGTGCGCTACTTCTACATGTACTCCTCCATGTTCGCCGCGGCCCAGGGCATCACCGTGCTCGCGGCGAGCGGCGACTCGGCGGGAGTCGACGTGCCGGCCTCCAGTCCCTACGTCACCGCGGTGGGCGGCACGCTGGTGGGCGTGAAGGACGGGCGCGCGGTGTGGGAGATTGCCTGGGAGGAGTCGGGCTCGGGAACGAGCCTGAACCTCGCGGCCCCTGAGTGGCAAAAGGGCCTGCCGGGCATCGACAGCAAGCGCGGGACGCCGGACGTCGCGCTCAATGCCGGCATGGGCTACTGGTACCTGTGGCTCGGCGGCTGGTACTCGAACATCGGGACCTCGTTCGCCTCGCCCGTGATGGCCGGCCTCGTCGCCGTGGTGAACAACGCGCGCGAGAGCCAGGGCAAGCCGCCCATGGGCTGGCTCAACCCGCTGCTCTACACGCGCAAGGACGTGCAGGCGACCTTCCGCGACATCACCGAGGGCGGCACGCCCAAGTACAAGGCGCAGAAGGGCTGGGACATGCCCACGGGGTGGGGCGCCCCGGATGCGGAGGGGCTGTACCGCACGATGCCGTGA
- a CDS encoding matrixin family metalloprotease: MNHTRIPSPLRLALLTLALSSSALAGGRLETIDFTEGAPSPIPGQIVAKVIGIKWDTRCVPIQYAMNTTLDPIPNPLGPPVITAAQARTAFQQSFDQWNNIPTSFIESRITTTTSNPGTRGFDFTNELTFRTPPGFGAIASSPSTSLNADAVFEPGDDIDGDGDSDVAAGISTCRDVDGDGDIEFPAGFYEAGTILDNDVQFNVDPALGFRFTVRDQDIDDEIFSVDLRTVATHEFGHSIGLSHTSINQLSARDGTGATMFPFIDTGDVVAEREGRSLEEDDLAWASYLYPEGSARSGPPALQRGDRRFTDEYGLIEGNVRHGVYDEPVAGAHVYGVTAFGQETTVSAYSGTTQLSLDPATGELNLISPEFNIIDGRYTIPIRRGLYTVGIEATDGFPVSSGSISFTAQIGDIFGQQDFNEEFWNPFDSSLEYSPGLALPVAVLSGRSTRHIDFVTNEQTVLANFGSRDFVGFTGSAPGTYYAVRIPKEQLLAAGDAILFHQALFDTAVPLASVVPVFAEATLAKGVVNADGSATIDLARPLDRVRNFVGQDDDFSVWNFNDPLGLGLRVRYGIAKGDIQNLFLVLRLPTTFPRGQPLFIGLDGGGATNDVPILGLSYTSPDGATFTQSTRFNFRFALALSRFPNFFDPSAARADATVAPTP; this comes from the coding sequence GTGAACCACACGCGAATCCCGTCACCGCTGCGCCTTGCCCTGCTCACCCTCGCGCTCTCGAGCTCCGCCCTCGCCGGCGGCCGCCTGGAGACCATCGACTTCACCGAGGGAGCTCCCTCCCCCATCCCGGGGCAGATCGTCGCCAAGGTCATCGGCATCAAGTGGGACACGCGCTGCGTGCCCATCCAGTACGCGATGAACACGACGCTCGACCCCATCCCCAACCCCCTGGGCCCCCCCGTCATCACCGCGGCGCAGGCGCGCACCGCGTTCCAGCAGTCCTTCGACCAGTGGAACAACATCCCCACCTCGTTCATCGAGTCGCGCATCACCACGACGACGTCGAACCCGGGCACGCGCGGCTTCGACTTCACCAACGAGCTCACCTTCCGCACGCCGCCGGGCTTTGGAGCCATCGCCTCCTCGCCCTCCACCAGCCTGAACGCGGACGCGGTCTTCGAGCCTGGTGACGACATCGACGGGGACGGCGACAGCGACGTGGCCGCCGGCATCTCCACCTGCCGCGACGTGGACGGTGACGGGGACATCGAGTTCCCGGCGGGCTTCTACGAGGCGGGCACCATCCTGGACAACGACGTGCAGTTCAACGTGGACCCCGCGCTGGGCTTCCGCTTCACGGTGCGCGACCAGGACATCGACGACGAGATCTTCTCGGTGGACCTGCGCACCGTGGCCACGCACGAGTTCGGCCACTCCATCGGCCTGAGCCACACCTCCATCAACCAGCTGAGCGCGCGCGACGGCACCGGCGCCACGATGTTCCCCTTCATCGACACCGGGGACGTCGTCGCCGAGCGCGAGGGCCGCTCGCTCGAGGAGGACGACCTCGCGTGGGCCTCCTACCTGTACCCCGAGGGCAGCGCGCGCTCGGGGCCCCCTGCGCTGCAGCGCGGAGACCGCCGCTTCACGGACGAGTACGGCCTCATCGAGGGCAACGTGCGCCACGGCGTGTACGACGAGCCGGTGGCCGGCGCCCACGTGTACGGCGTCACCGCGTTCGGCCAGGAGACGACGGTGAGCGCTTACAGCGGCACCACGCAGCTCTCGCTGGACCCGGCGACGGGCGAGCTGAACCTCATCAGCCCCGAGTTCAACATCATCGACGGGCGCTACACGATCCCCATCCGGCGCGGCCTGTACACGGTGGGCATCGAGGCCACGGACGGCTTCCCGGTGAGCTCGGGCTCCATCAGCTTCACCGCGCAGATCGGCGACATCTTCGGGCAGCAGGACTTCAACGAGGAGTTCTGGAACCCCTTCGACAGCAGCCTCGAGTACAGCCCGGGGCTCGCGCTGCCGGTCGCGGTGCTGAGTGGGCGCAGCACGCGTCACATCGACTTCGTGACCAACGAGCAGACGGTGCTCGCGAACTTCGGCTCGCGCGACTTCGTGGGCTTCACCGGCAGCGCACCGGGGACCTACTACGCGGTGCGCATCCCGAAGGAGCAGCTCCTCGCGGCCGGTGATGCCATCCTCTTCCACCAGGCGCTGTTCGACACCGCGGTGCCCCTCGCCTCGGTGGTGCCGGTGTTCGCGGAGGCGACCCTGGCCAAGGGCGTGGTGAACGCGGACGGGAGCGCGACCATCGACCTCGCGCGCCCGCTCGACCGCGTGCGCAACTTCGTGGGCCAGGACGACGACTTCAGCGTGTGGAACTTCAACGACCCGCTGGGGCTGGGCCTGCGCGTGCGCTACGGCATCGCGAAGGGGGACATCCAGAACCTCTTCCTCGTGCTGCGCCTGCCCACCACCTTCCCGCGCGGCCAGCCGCTCTTCATCGGGTTGGACGGCGGCGGGGCGACGAACGACGTGCCCATCCTCGGGCTCTCGTACACGTCCCCGGACGGCGCCACCTTCACGCAGAGCACCCGCTTCAACTTCCGGTTCGCGCTGGCGCTCTCGCGCTTCCCGAACTTCTTCGACCCGAGCGCCGCCCGGGCCGATGCCACCGTCGCGCCCACTCCCTAG
- a CDS encoding SDR family NAD(P)-dependent oxidoreductase produces MPDLILTGASRGIGRALALSLARERPRQRLVLVARDRGQLESLAREIEALGGRALVMPGDLSFRAAARELGARLAAAVEPGATLVHNAGVWPSKRTLTADGLEQAFGVNHLAPLALQQVLLDAGLLRRVMVVSAGLLIKGRFDAARTPTGEDFSSVRTYCTTKLAFALAMRDVAAAHPELDVVVLHPGVVRTELGARSGPVGWLLKLVKRGWESPETCAQRLTRILAREHWSSPGEARWMVEEQEQPWPPNTQDEATRQAVREVTAQLLSPLPLGEGRGEGLRPSAPAQGTR; encoded by the coding sequence ATGCCCGACCTCATCCTCACCGGTGCGTCGCGTGGTATCGGCCGTGCACTCGCGTTGTCGCTCGCGCGCGAGCGGCCCCGGCAGCGCCTGGTGCTGGTAGCGAGAGACCGCGGGCAGCTCGAGTCCCTCGCGAGGGAGATCGAGGCCCTGGGAGGCCGCGCCCTGGTGATGCCGGGAGACCTCTCCTTTCGCGCAGCAGCGAGGGAGCTGGGAGCGCGGCTCGCAGCGGCGGTCGAGCCGGGCGCGACGCTGGTGCACAACGCGGGCGTGTGGCCCTCGAAGCGCACCCTCACGGCGGATGGGCTGGAGCAGGCGTTCGGGGTGAATCACCTTGCGCCGCTGGCGCTGCAGCAGGTTCTGCTGGACGCGGGCCTGTTGCGGCGGGTGATGGTGGTGAGCGCAGGGCTGCTCATCAAGGGCCGCTTCGACGCCGCGCGCACGCCCACGGGCGAGGACTTCTCGAGCGTGCGCACCTACTGCACGACGAAGCTGGCGTTCGCGCTCGCGATGCGGGACGTCGCCGCGGCGCACCCCGAGCTGGACGTGGTGGTGCTGCACCCCGGCGTGGTGCGCACCGAGCTCGGGGCCCGCTCGGGCCCGGTGGGCTGGCTCCTGAAGCTCGTGAAGCGCGGGTGGGAGTCGCCGGAGACCTGCGCCCAGCGCCTCACGCGCATCCTCGCGCGCGAGCATTGGTCCTCTCCCGGAGAGGCGCGCTGGATGGTGGAGGAACAAGAGCAGCCCTGGCCGCCGAACACGCAGGACGAAGCGACCCGCCAGGCCGTCCGCGAAGTCACTGCGCAGCTCCTGTCCCCTCTCCCCCTGGGAGAGGGACGGGGTGAGGGATTACGTCCCTCCGCCCCCGCTCAGGGAACGCGCTGA
- a CDS encoding TetR/AcrR family transcriptional regulator, translating to MSPGRRDGEQRREALLDAALHLFVEKGVLHTGIEDIRKAAGASPSSVYHLFDGLSGLTLALLVRTFERLFGHISERVLRAKTAEATVVALVDSHLEWVLAHRDEARFMYQAMALELGADTATALAARKTELLAPVVAHLHPFIVSGALPRWSPVLFDVVLLGPSHEACRRFLAGAELDPVWMRSNFPRLAWRCVAPEKKRKTGAR from the coding sequence ATGAGCCCGGGACGACGCGACGGTGAGCAGAGGCGCGAGGCGCTGCTGGATGCAGCGCTGCACCTGTTCGTCGAGAAGGGCGTCCTGCACACCGGCATCGAGGACATCCGGAAGGCCGCGGGTGCGAGCCCCTCCAGCGTCTACCACCTGTTCGACGGGCTCTCCGGCCTCACGCTGGCGCTGCTCGTGCGCACCTTCGAGCGGCTCTTCGGCCACATCTCGGAGCGGGTGCTGCGCGCGAAGACCGCCGAGGCCACCGTGGTCGCGCTCGTTGACTCGCACCTCGAGTGGGTCCTCGCCCACCGCGACGAGGCGCGCTTCATGTACCAGGCGATGGCGCTCGAGCTCGGTGCGGATACGGCGACGGCGCTGGCGGCACGCAAGACGGAGCTGCTCGCTCCCGTCGTCGCGCACCTGCACCCTTTCATCGTCTCGGGCGCGCTGCCCCGCTGGTCTCCCGTGCTCTTCGACGTCGTGCTGCTGGGCCCCAGTCACGAGGCGTGCCGGCGCTTCCTCGCGGGCGCGGAGCTGGACCCGGTGTGGATGCGCAGCAACTTCCCGCGGCTCGCGTGGCGGTGCGTGGCGCCGGAGAAGAAGCGGAAGACGGGGGCGCGGTAG
- a CDS encoding ABC transporter permease has product MRNPFSPERRLFERRPDAEVDDELQFHLEQRIQDYVSRGMSPEQARQKALERFGDFKGVKSECTELLAAERRAEHRRGWLEDLFQDLRFGVRASLRAPLFTLLAVLTLALGIGANAAVFGVVKSVLLNPLPYRNADQLVRVYAQATDGSMQRSGLSTAAAADVTQRARSFSQVAPFSQGRFEVSYAAQSGPEVLSGAAVDGRMFDTLGVSALLGRTLTAADSAPGAPFVVVLSHAVWQRDFGGDPGVIGKTLNLDGDPTEVVGVLRPGFVSPLGEAQLWFPLDTSEILKDPVRARQSHWMGFLARLAPGATVEAARREVASISADLAREHPEADAGRSYTAISLRDDMVGDTRTPLLVLMASAGLVLLITCANLAGALLSRTISRRKEFSVRLALGAGRGRLVRQLLTESLLLALVGGAVGLFLAQIGLSVLRELALTALPAHAELSLDPGALLFTFALALVTGLGFGLAPALSVTSSNLQAELRDDARTSSESKRSRSLRGTLVAGQIALCLSLLVGAGLLVRSLWAMTAAPLGFNPEGVLTLKVQLPSNSYPDLNARLRFFGQLEERLATLPGVSSVGTTSELPLASVNRNGLEMEGVVWPASTGAPFINYLSVSDGYFRTLGIPLLSGRTFTPFDRPGAPPAVVISEAMARKYWPRGDALGAHVHLGPHDGKSWAEVVGIVADVRNDPSHPQPDPMAYGSARQETYSTRVFLLRTKGEPLALLGPVRRELAALDPSLPIRDPATFESVLGEQLAGRKLPVVLMSAFGVLALVLAAVGVYAMFASMAAAREREFGIRVALGSSPRGIARLVLRQGAGWMAVGLVGGAVGVAIVARLLGGLLYGVKPFDGVALSVAVVLMVLCACVALMVPVRRAARVDPLNVLR; this is encoded by the coding sequence ATGCGCAACCCCTTCTCCCCCGAGCGCCGCCTCTTCGAGCGCCGCCCCGATGCCGAGGTCGACGACGAGCTGCAGTTCCACCTCGAGCAGCGCATCCAGGACTACGTCTCGCGCGGCATGAGCCCCGAGCAGGCCCGCCAGAAGGCGCTCGAGCGCTTCGGCGACTTCAAGGGCGTGAAGAGCGAGTGCACCGAGCTGCTCGCCGCCGAGCGCCGCGCCGAGCACCGCCGCGGCTGGCTCGAGGACCTGTTTCAAGACCTGCGCTTCGGTGTGCGCGCGTCCCTGCGCGCGCCCCTGTTCACGCTGCTCGCCGTGCTCACCCTCGCGCTGGGCATCGGCGCGAACGCGGCCGTGTTTGGCGTGGTGAAGAGCGTGCTGCTCAACCCGCTGCCCTACCGCAATGCGGACCAGCTCGTGCGCGTGTACGCGCAGGCCACGGACGGCTCGATGCAGCGCTCGGGCCTGAGCACTGCGGCGGCGGCGGACGTGACCCAGCGCGCGCGCTCCTTCTCGCAGGTGGCCCCCTTCAGCCAGGGCCGCTTCGAGGTGAGCTACGCCGCGCAGAGCGGCCCCGAGGTGCTCTCGGGCGCGGCGGTGGACGGCCGCATGTTCGACACGCTGGGGGTCTCCGCGCTGCTCGGCCGCACGCTCACGGCGGCGGACTCCGCACCCGGTGCGCCCTTCGTCGTCGTGCTCAGCCACGCGGTGTGGCAGCGCGACTTCGGCGGGGACCCCGGAGTCATCGGCAAGACGCTGAACCTGGATGGCGACCCCACCGAGGTGGTGGGCGTGCTGCGCCCCGGCTTCGTGAGCCCGCTGGGTGAGGCGCAGCTGTGGTTCCCTCTGGATACGAGCGAGATCCTGAAGGACCCCGTGCGCGCGCGGCAGTCCCACTGGATGGGCTTCCTCGCGCGGCTCGCGCCCGGTGCCACCGTGGAGGCCGCGCGGCGCGAGGTGGCGAGCATCTCCGCGGACCTCGCCCGCGAGCACCCCGAGGCGGACGCAGGCCGCAGCTACACCGCCATCTCCCTGCGCGACGACATGGTGGGCGACACCCGCACGCCCCTGCTCGTCCTGATGGCGAGCGCCGGTCTCGTGCTCCTCATCACCTGCGCAAACCTCGCCGGGGCGCTGCTCAGCCGCACCATCTCGCGCCGCAAGGAGTTCTCCGTGCGCCTCGCGCTCGGGGCGGGGAGGGGACGGCTCGTGCGCCAGCTGCTCACCGAGAGCCTGCTGCTCGCGCTCGTGGGCGGCGCAGTCGGGCTGTTCCTCGCGCAGATTGGGCTCTCGGTGCTGCGCGAGCTCGCGCTGACGGCGCTGCCCGCGCATGCCGAGCTCTCGCTCGATCCGGGCGCGCTGCTCTTCACCTTCGCGCTCGCGCTGGTGACGGGGCTCGGCTTCGGGCTCGCCCCGGCGCTGTCCGTCACCAGCTCCAACCTGCAGGCCGAGCTGCGCGACGATGCGCGCACCTCGAGCGAGAGCAAGCGCTCGCGCAGCCTGCGCGGCACGCTCGTCGCTGGGCAGATTGCCCTCTGCTTGAGCCTCCTCGTCGGCGCGGGGCTGCTGGTGCGCAGCCTGTGGGCGATGACCGCGGCGCCCCTCGGCTTCAACCCCGAGGGCGTGCTCACCCTCAAGGTGCAGCTGCCCTCCAACAGCTACCCGGACCTCAACGCGCGCCTGCGCTTCTTCGGGCAGCTCGAGGAGCGGCTCGCGACCCTTCCCGGCGTGAGCAGCGTGGGCACCACGAGCGAGCTGCCGCTCGCGTCCGTGAACCGCAACGGGCTCGAGATGGAGGGCGTGGTGTGGCCTGCCTCCACCGGCGCGCCCTTCATCAACTACCTCAGCGTCTCGGACGGCTACTTCCGCACCCTCGGCATCCCGCTGCTGAGCGGGCGGACCTTCACTCCCTTCGACCGCCCGGGCGCGCCGCCCGCCGTGGTCATCAGCGAGGCGATGGCGCGCAAGTACTGGCCCCGCGGCGATGCGCTCGGCGCCCATGTGCACCTCGGGCCCCACGATGGGAAGTCCTGGGCCGAGGTGGTGGGCATCGTCGCCGACGTCCGCAACGATCCCTCGCACCCGCAGCCGGATCCCATGGCGTATGGCTCGGCCCGCCAGGAGACCTACAGCACCCGGGTGTTCCTGCTGCGGACGAAGGGTGAGCCGCTCGCGTTGCTGGGCCCCGTTCGGCGCGAGCTCGCCGCGCTGGACCCCTCGCTGCCCATCCGCGATCCCGCGACCTTCGAGTCCGTGCTCGGCGAGCAGCTCGCGGGACGCAAGCTGCCGGTGGTGCTGATGAGCGCGTTCGGGGTGCTCGCGCTGGTGCTCGCGGCGGTCGGCGTCTACGCGATGTTCGCGAGCATGGCGGCGGCCCGCGAGCGCGAGTTCGGCATCCGCGTGGCGCTCGGCTCGAGTCCCCGTGGCATCGCGCGCCTGGTGCTGCGTCAGGGGGCGGGGTGGATGGCCGTGGGGCTCGTGGGCGGCGCCGTGGGGGTGGCCATCGTCGCGCGGCTGCTCGGCGGGCTGCTCTACGGGGTGAAGCCCTTCGACGGTGTGGCGCTCAGCGTGGCGGTGGTGCTGATGGTGCTCTGTGCCTGCGTCGCGCTGATGGTCCCCGTGCGCCGGGCCGCGCGGGTGGATCCGCTCAACGTCCTGCGGTGA
- a CDS encoding DEAD/DEAH box helicase: MAGEAEATELPRAAALRLEAAFARDPAQGLLHLGAAEPHTALPPTLAYWRDFARRFVAGLCAHDALDAEAASLEVPPPSTEELTALAASAPPMIGGEYLDAALLARLWQDLHGAWRARLAQQDAPARALLASLHASWGTVGRVHFHLAENKRDGEHPFAFLATYTEGLSARGRPLHRPLGDALRESAGALDRGRLKALLGPVQRAAERGARVRALVESRELFHPLAWTPSEAHAFLQEVPALEEAGVVVRVPDWWRARSRPRVSVRVGDEAPTGLGLESLLSFRVELTLDGEPLSRAELAKLLRQGDGLVSLRGRWVEVDRERLQQVLAHWQQVERESEDGVTFLEGMRLLAGAPLGDAAQELGEDAERHWEQVQSGPWLTGLLDTLRGPEALRETRAIPGLTATLRPYQQAGVHWLHVLTRLGLGALLADDMGLGKTLQVLALLLWRKAQAGGERAPHLLVVPASLLGNWQEEARRFAPSLKLLLAHPSARAASELARLEPREVEAHDVVLTTYGTVSRLPWVRERRWGLVVLDEAQAIKNPSARQTRAVKGLTAEARVALTGTPVENRLGDLWSLYDFLNPGLLGSAREFSGFLKTQGTQGYAPLRALVRPYLLRRLKSDPSVVKDLPDKTEARAECLLTPEQAALYARVVEDLKAQLESAEGMKRRGLVLATLLRLKQLCNHPSHYLGDGRWTPEASGKFHRLAELCETVAARQEKVLVFTQFRELCEPLADFLAGLFPRAPRVLHGGTPVRARTGLVRDFQQEEGAAAFVLSLKAGGTGLNLTAASHVIHFDRWWNPAVENQATDRAYRIGQRRNVLVHKFVCRGTVEERIEQLLEGKRALARDVVEGGGEVLLTELPDAELLRLVSLDVKRAREEG; this comes from the coding sequence GTGGCCGGAGAAGCAGAGGCGACGGAGCTCCCGCGCGCCGCGGCGCTGCGCCTCGAGGCGGCCTTCGCGCGGGACCCGGCGCAGGGCCTCCTCCACCTGGGCGCCGCCGAGCCGCACACCGCGCTGCCGCCCACGCTCGCCTACTGGCGCGACTTCGCCCGGCGCTTCGTGGCAGGTCTGTGCGCGCACGACGCGCTCGACGCGGAGGCCGCGTCGCTCGAGGTCCCTCCCCCGTCCACGGAGGAGCTCACCGCACTCGCCGCGAGCGCCCCACCGATGATCGGCGGCGAGTACCTGGACGCCGCGCTGCTCGCGCGCCTGTGGCAGGACCTGCATGGCGCCTGGCGCGCCCGGCTCGCGCAGCAGGACGCGCCCGCCCGGGCGCTGCTCGCATCCCTGCACGCCTCGTGGGGCACGGTGGGCCGCGTGCACTTCCACCTCGCAGAGAACAAGCGCGATGGCGAGCACCCGTTCGCCTTCCTTGCCACGTACACGGAGGGGCTCTCCGCGCGCGGGCGTCCCCTGCACCGCCCGCTGGGGGACGCGCTGCGTGAGTCCGCGGGGGCGCTCGACCGCGGTCGCCTGAAGGCGCTGCTCGGCCCGGTGCAGCGCGCGGCGGAGCGCGGCGCCCGGGTGCGGGCGCTGGTCGAGTCGCGCGAGCTCTTCCACCCTCTCGCGTGGACGCCCTCGGAGGCGCACGCCTTCCTGCAGGAGGTCCCCGCGCTGGAGGAGGCCGGCGTGGTGGTCCGGGTGCCCGACTGGTGGCGCGCGCGCAGTCGGCCCCGGGTGAGCGTGCGCGTGGGAGACGAAGCACCCACGGGCCTGGGCCTCGAGTCCCTGCTCTCCTTCCGGGTGGAGCTCACCCTGGACGGCGAGCCGCTCTCCCGCGCCGAGCTCGCGAAGCTGCTGCGCCAGGGAGACGGCCTGGTGTCCTTGCGCGGGCGCTGGGTGGAGGTGGACCGCGAGCGGCTGCAGCAGGTCCTCGCGCACTGGCAGCAGGTGGAGCGCGAGTCGGAGGACGGCGTCACCTTCCTCGAGGGCATGCGGCTGCTGGCTGGCGCGCCACTCGGAGACGCCGCACAGGAGCTCGGCGAGGACGCGGAGCGGCACTGGGAGCAGGTGCAATCAGGGCCTTGGCTGACGGGGCTGCTCGACACGCTGCGCGGGCCCGAGGCGCTGCGCGAGACGCGCGCCATCCCGGGCCTCACTGCCACCCTTCGTCCCTACCAGCAGGCAGGCGTGCACTGGCTGCACGTGCTCACGCGGCTGGGGCTGGGGGCGCTGCTCGCGGACGACATGGGCCTGGGCAAGACGCTGCAGGTGCTCGCGCTGCTGCTCTGGCGCAAGGCGCAGGCGGGAGGCGAGCGCGCGCCGCACCTGCTCGTGGTCCCCGCGTCGCTGCTGGGCAACTGGCAGGAGGAGGCGCGGCGCTTTGCCCCGAGCTTGAAGCTGCTGCTCGCCCATCCCTCGGCGCGGGCCGCCTCCGAGCTCGCGCGACTGGAGCCTCGCGAGGTGGAGGCGCACGACGTGGTGCTCACCACTTACGGCACCGTGTCGCGCCTGCCCTGGGTGCGCGAGCGGCGCTGGGGCCTCGTCGTGCTGGACGAGGCGCAGGCCATCAAGAACCCGTCGGCGCGCCAGACGCGCGCGGTGAAGGGGCTCACGGCCGAGGCGCGCGTGGCACTCACGGGCACTCCCGTGGAGAACCGCCTGGGAGATCTCTGGAGCCTCTACGACTTCCTCAACCCCGGGCTGCTCGGCTCGGCGCGCGAGTTCTCCGGTTTCCTCAAGACGCAGGGGACGCAGGGCTATGCCCCCCTGCGCGCGCTGGTGCGTCCCTACCTGCTGCGCCGGCTCAAGAGCGACCCGAGCGTGGTGAAGGACCTGCCGGACAAGACGGAGGCGCGCGCCGAGTGCCTGCTCACCCCGGAACAGGCGGCGCTCTACGCGCGCGTGGTGGAAGACCTGAAGGCGCAGCTCGAGAGCGCCGAGGGCATGAAGCGCCGTGGCCTGGTGCTCGCGACGCTGCTGCGCCTCAAGCAGCTGTGCAACCACCCCTCGCACTACCTCGGAGACGGACGGTGGACGCCCGAGGCGAGCGGCAAGTTCCACCGGCTCGCGGAGCTGTGCGAGACGGTGGCCGCACGCCAGGAGAAGGTGCTCGTCTTCACCCAGTTCCGCGAGCTGTGCGAGCCCCTGGCGGACTTCCTGGCCGGGCTGTTTCCCCGCGCACCGCGGGTGCTGCACGGGGGCACGCCGGTGCGCGCGCGTACAGGGCTCGTGCGCGACTTCCAACAGGAGGAGGGCGCGGCGGCCTTCGTGCTCTCGCTCAAGGCGGGTGGCACGGGGCTCAACCTCACCGCCGCGAGCCACGTCATCCACTTCGACCGCTGGTGGAACCCTGCGGTCGAGAACCAGGCGACCGACCGGGCGTACCGCATCGGGCAGAGGCGCAACGTGCTGGTGCACAAGTTCGTCTGTCGGGGCACCGTGGAGGAGCGCATCGAGCAGCTGCTGGAGGGCAAGCGGGCGCTCGCCCGGGACGTGGTGGAGGGCGGCGGCGAGGTGCTGCTCACCGAGCTGCCGGATGCGGAGCTGCTGCGCCTCGTGTCCCTGGACGTGAAGCGCGCTCGAGAGGAAGGGTGA